Genomic segment of Candidatus Effluviviaceae Genus I sp.:
ATGTTCGCCGACTACGAGGACCGGGGCCGGCAGTTCAAGGCCGAGGTGCTTCGCCTCGCCGCGGAACGCGGGGGCGGGCCCGGGGGAGGGCGCGGGTGAAGGGCGCCGTGCGCTGCGACAGGTGGCTCATCTGGATCACCGCCGTGCTCGTGCTCGTCGGGATGCTCACGGTGTACACGGCGAGCGCGCACATCGCGGAGCGGAGCTTCGGCGGGACGAACGTGTTCCTCCGCCGGAACGTCCTCCGCGCGGCGCTCGGCGTGATCGCGATGCTGGCCGCGTACCACGTGGACTACCGCGCCTACCGGAAGCACGCCCGCAAGGGCATCTTCTTCGCGATCGGGCTGCTCGCGCTCACGCTCGTGTTCGCCGATCCGGTCCGCGGCATGCGCGGGTTCTGGCTCATGTTCCAGCCGAGCGAGCTCGCCAAGCTCGCGCTCGTCGTGTACCTCGCGGACGTGCTCGCGCGCCGGCAGGACTCACTGGACGACTTCTTCAGGGGCGTCGTCCCGTGGCTGGCCGTCGCGCTCGCCGTCGTGGGTCTCGTCGCGGTTCAGCCGGACTACGGAAGCGCGCTCGGGCTCGTCGCCCTCATCTCCGTCATGCTCTTCCTCGGGGGCGTCCGCCTGCGCCATCTCCTTGCGCTCGTCGGCGCATCCGTGATCGGCGTCGGGTTCCTCGTCCGTCACATCGGCTACATCTCCTCGCGCGTCGCCGTGTGGAAGCCGACGTTCGACCTCTCGCTCGAGGGGCTCGACCTCAGGGGCGCGGCGTACCAGATCTTCCAGTCGCTCGTGGCGCTGGGATCGGGCAGCGTCGTCGGGCTCGGCGTGGGGGCGAGCCGTCAGCGCGCCTTCATTCCGGACTCGCACACGGACTTCGCGTTCTCGATCTGGGGCGAGGAGCTGGGGCTCGTCGGCACGGCGGGGCTCGTCGTCGTGTTCGTCCTGCTCATGGTGCGCGGGCTGCGCGTGGCGAAGCGCGCGCCGGACCTCTACGGGACGCTCCTCGCGGGCGGGCTCACCGCCATGGTGACGGTGTACGCCGCCATCAACATCGCCGTCGTGACCGCGCTCATCCCGACCACGGGGCTTCCGCTCCCGTTCGTGAGCTACGGCGGGTCGTCGCTCATCGTGAACATGGCGGCCGTCGGCATCCTCCTCAACATGTCCAAGCGGCCGCTCCTGGACAGCGGCGGGCGGCCCGTCCTCGTCGGCGCCGAGCGGCGCCGGTCGGACGCGGAGGGGGCGCGAAGGGAGCGCCCGTGAGGATCATGATCGCCGGCGGAGGGACCGGAGGACACATCTTCCCGGGCGTCGCGATCGCGGACGCGCTGGAGCAGCTCGCGCCGGGAACCGAGGTCTTCTTCATGGGGCGTCGCGGGTCGATCGAGGAGCGGGTCGTGACCGGGACGGGCAGGCGCTTCGCCGCGGTGCCGGCGATGGGGCTTGCGCGCGGCGTGGAGGCGAGGAACGTCGCGATGCCCTTCGTCGTCGCCGGCGGCTACGCCAGGTCCCTCACGGTCCTTGCGGGCAGCCGCCCCGCGGCCGCGATCGGGACCGGCGGGTTCATCAGCGTGCCGCCCATCCTCGCGGCGCGCACGCTCGGCGTCCCCGTGGTGCTGCAGGAGCAGAACTCGTGGCCCGGGCTTGCGACGCGCCTCCTCTCGCGGCTCGCGGCGGAGGTCCACGTGAGCTTCGACGACACGGCGGCGTGGCTGCCGCGCGCGCGCAAGGTCGTGATCTCCGGGAACCCCGTGCGCGCCGGCCTCGCCGGGCTCTCGCGCGACGCGGCGCGCCGCTCGCTGGGGCTTCCCGACGCCGGGCGCGTGGTGTTCGCGCTGGGCGGGAGCCGCGGCGCGCGGAGGATCAACGAGGCCGTCGCCGGCGCGATGGGCGAGTTCGCGCGGACGGGGACGGCGATCGTCGCGCAGACCGGGCGCGACGACCTCGAGAGCGTCCGCGAGGCCGCCGGGAAGGCCGGCGCGCGGGCGGTCGTCGAGGCGTTCTTCGACGACGTCGGGCGCGCGTACGCGGCGAGCGACCTCGTCGTCGCGAG
This window contains:
- a CDS encoding cell division protein FtsW, with the translated sequence MKGAVRCDRWLIWITAVLVLVGMLTVYTASAHIAERSFGGTNVFLRRNVLRAALGVIAMLAAYHVDYRAYRKHARKGIFFAIGLLALTLVFADPVRGMRGFWLMFQPSELAKLALVVYLADVLARRQDSLDDFFRGVVPWLAVALAVVGLVAVQPDYGSALGLVALISVMLFLGGVRLRHLLALVGASVIGVGFLVRHIGYISSRVAVWKPTFDLSLEGLDLRGAAYQIFQSLVALGSGSVVGLGVGASRQRAFIPDSHTDFAFSIWGEELGLVGTAGLVVVFVLLMVRGLRVAKRAPDLYGTLLAGGLTAMVTVYAAINIAVVTALIPTTGLPLPFVSYGGSSLIVNMAAVGILLNMSKRPLLDSGGRPVLVGAERRRSDAEGARRERP
- the murG gene encoding undecaprenyldiphospho-muramoylpentapeptide beta-N-acetylglucosaminyltransferase — protein: MRIMIAGGGTGGHIFPGVAIADALEQLAPGTEVFFMGRRGSIEERVVTGTGRRFAAVPAMGLARGVEARNVAMPFVVAGGYARSLTVLAGSRPAAAIGTGGFISVPPILAARTLGVPVVLQEQNSWPGLATRLLSRLAAEVHVSFDDTAAWLPRARKVVISGNPVRAGLAGLSRDAARRSLGLPDAGRVVFALGGSRGARRINEAVAGAMGEFARTGTAIVAQTGRDDLESVREAAGKAGARAVVEAFFDDVGRAYAASDLVVARAGATTLAEIALVGRPSILVPYPHATEGHQLRNARAFERGGAAVVVEDGALSGRALAEKVLALLDDTPLLASMADGARKLARPDAADRVARATLALARGRGARVGSSRGGHAA